The Lasioglossum baleicum unplaced genomic scaffold, iyLasBale1 scaffold0021, whole genome shotgun sequence genome contains a region encoding:
- the Ranbp16 gene encoding ran-binding protein 16 isoform X4: protein MADEQEVRQLELLCKQLYESQDSTHRAEAEKALVAFQNAPDTLTKCQLLLARGDSAYAQLLAATTLTKLVSRSGGLSLQQRLDIRNYVLNYLATQPKLPNFVIQALVTLFARISKLGWFDSDKDEFVFRNVVSDVTKFLQGSVEHYMIGVQLLSQLTYEMNQVTDVDASRSLTKHRKIASSFRDTQLFEIFKLSCTLLSTARENCKNLDFNDEAQNGLIRQLLKLAQNCLTFDFIGTSADESSEDYCAIQIPHYWKPIFLNSTYSLKLFFDLYHSLPTSLSSLALSCLVQIASVRRSLFSNLERTQFLTHLVNGVTNIIQNPRGLSDPANYHEFCRLILRLKSNFQLGELILLEHYPEDIQLIAKFTVQSLQMWQFSPNSLHYLLTLWQKMVASLPYVKSGDRHLLDVYTPEVVNAYITSRFDSVAVVVRERLEDPLDDLGVVHQQLEQISVIGRCEYQKTYTLLVQLFDQAARAYQELLTQTSSPSQQMDITIREGQLTWLVYIIGGVIGGKVTFNNNEEYDAVDSELVCRVLQLMNLTDSRLAQGGCEKLELAMLSFFEQFRKIYVGEQVQKNPKVYRRLSDVLGVNDESMTLGILIRKIITNLKYWGRSEQIISKTLKLLNDLSVGFSCVRKLVKLEEVQFMLNNHTGEHFPFLGNNVPVSEMRCRSMFYTSLGRLLMVDLGEDEERFHTFMLPLTGALESLGQLMGAADPSLFAAEEAKKALIGLARDLRGLAYAFNTKTSYMMLWDWIYPNYTPILLHAVELWHYEPQVTTPVLKLFAELAQNRSQRLQFDASSPNGILLFREASKVICSYGNRILNVDVPKEQIYPLKLKGISICFSMLKAALCGNYVNFGAFRLYGDEALDNALNTFIKLLLSIPQSDLLHYPKLSATYYLLLEYLAQDHMVFLSTLEPRVFLYILSSISEGLTALGAQIDYYTGNKRIGVCII from the exons ATGGCGGACGAACAG GAAGTACGGCAGCTGGAGTTGCTCTGCAAGCAGTTGTATGAATCCCAAGATTCGACTCACCGTGCAGAGGCAGAGAAAGCACTTGTTGCATTCCAAAATGCACCGGACACACTCACAAAATGCCAGCTGCTGCTCGCACGAGGGGACTCTGCGTACGCGCAATTGTTGGCAGCCACAACATTGACAAAGCTGGTCTCGCGTTCCGGTGGACTCAGTTTACAACAAAGGCTCGACATAA GGAATTATGTGCTGAACTATTTAGCGACACAACCCAAATTACCAAACTTTGTGATACAAGCTTTGGTCACATTATTCGCTAGGATATCAAAGCTTGGCTGGTTTGATTCCGACAAAGATGAATTTGTCTTTAGAAATGTGGTCAGCGATGTGACAAAATTTCTTCAG GGTTCGGTGGAACATTACATGATAGGAGTCCAGTTACTTTCCCAATTGACCTACGAAATGAATCAAGTAACAGACGTGGACGCGAGTAGGTCTCTCACAAAGCATAGAAAAATTGCTAGCAGCTTTAGAGACACACAACTGTTTGAGATATTTAAATTATCATGTACTTTGCTAAGTACAGCACGTGAGAACTGTAAAAATTTAGACTTTAACGATGAGGCTCAG AACGGTCTGATCAGACAACTTttaaaattggcacagaactgtTTAACATTTGACTTCATCGGAACATCGGCAGACGAAAGTTCCGAGGACTACTGTGCAATACAGATTCCACATTAttggaaacctatatttttgAATTCTACTTATTCGTTAAAACTTTTCTTCGACCTATATCATAGTTTACCTACCTCGTTGTCATCGCTAGCCCTCTCATGTTTGGTCCAAATCGCGTCTGTCAGAAGAAGTTTATTTTCTAATCTCGAAAGGACACAGTTTTTAACACACTTGGTAAACGGTGTGAccaatataatacaaaatccaCGAGGTCTAAGCGATCCCGCGAACTACCATGAATTTTGTAGACTAATCTTAAGGCTAAAGAGCAATTTTCAATTGGGAGAACTGATTTTATTAGAACATTATCCGGAGGATATACAATTAATCGCCAAGTTCACAGTCCAAAGCCTGCAAATGTGGCAGTTCTCTCCGAACAGTTTGCATTACCTTTTAACTCTCTGGCAAAAGATGGTGGCATCTTTACCTTACGTTAAATCCGGAGATCGACATCTGTTAGATGTGTACACACCAGAAGTTGTGAACGCGTATATTACTTCACGATTTGACTCGGTTGCTGTAGTTGTTAGGGAACGTTTGGAGGATCCACTCGACGATTTAGGGGTGGTACATCAACAGTTGGAGCAAATATCGGTGATCGGGAGGTGTGAATATCAGAAAACGTATACCTTGTTAGTACAACTGTTCGATCAAGCTGCACGAGCATACCAAGAATTATTGACTCAAACATCATCCCCAAGCCAGCAAATGGATATCACTATAAGGGAGGGCCAACTTACATGGCTTGTATACATTATAG GTGGTGTCATTGGTGGGAAAGTAACTTTTAACAATAATGAAGAGTATGACGCAGTGGATAGCGAACTGGTCTGCAGAGTACTTCAATTAATGAATCTGACCGATTCACGACTTGCACAAGGTGGCTGTGAAAAATTGGAGCTAGCGATGTTGAGCTTCTTCGAGCAGTTTCGTAAAATATATGTAGGCGAGCAAGTTCAAAAGAATCCGAAAGTTTACAGAAGACTTTCGGATGTTCTGGGAGTGAACGATGAATCTATGACGCTCGGTATTCTCATCCGAAAAAT TATAACAAATTTGAAGTACTGGGGCCGTAGCGAGCAAATCATCTCGAAAACGTTAAAGTTATTGAACGATTTATCCGTGGGTTTTAGCTGCGTTCGGAAACTTGTAAAATTAGAGGAAGTACAATTTATGCTCAACAATCACACA GGAGAGCACTTTCCCTTTCTGGGAAACAATGTTCCTGTATCGGAAATGCGTTGTAGATCAATGTTTTACACATCCTTGGGTAGATTGTTAATGGTAGATTTAGGAGAAGATGAGGAAAGGTTTCACACTTTCATGCTACCCTTAACAG GTGCATTGGAAAGTTTGGGACAATTGATGGGTGCCGCGGATCCTTCACTTTTTGCAGCAGAGGAAGCGAAAAAGGCTTTGATCGGTTTAGCGAGAGATTTAAGAGGCTTAGCTTATGCATTTAACACGAAAACATCGTACATGATGCTTTGGGATTGGAT ATATCCAAATTACACACCCATTTTATTACATGCGGTAGAATTGTGGCATTACGAACCACAAGTCACAACACCCGTCCTAAAATTGTTTGCTGAATTAGCACAAAATAGAAGTCAACGATTACAATTCGACGCATCTTCTCCAAACGGAATCTTATTATTTCGCGAAGCTAGTAAAGTGATATGTAGTTACGGTAATCGTATATTGAATGTTGACGTTCCAAAGGAACAAATATACCCTTTAAAACTGAAGGGGATAAGTATATGCTTCAGTATGTTGAAAGCAGCTTTGTGCGGGAACTATGTGAATTTCGGAGCGTTCAGATTGTATGGCGACGAGGCATTGGATAATGCGCTTAACACATTTATCAAACTACTCCTTAGTATACCACAGAGTGATTTACTG CATTATCCAAAGTTGTCAGCAACGTATTATCTGTTACTTGAGTACTTGGCACAGGATCATATGGTATTCCTCTCCACCTTGGAACCCAGAGTTTTTTTGTACATTCTATCAAGCATCAGCGAAGGCCTTACAGCACTAGGTGCGCAAATTGACTATTATACAG GTAATAAGAGGATTGGAGTTTGTATAATCTAG
- the Ranbp16 gene encoding ran-binding protein 16 isoform X3 — MADEQEVRQLELLCKQLYESQDSTHRAEAEKALVAFQNAPDTLTKCQLLLARGDSAYAQLLAATTLTKLVSRSGGLSLQQRLDIRNYVLNYLATQPKLPNFVIQALVTLFARISKLGWFDSDKDEFVFRNVVSDVTKFLQGSVEHYMIGVQLLSQLTYEMNQVTDVDASRSLTKHRKIASSFRDTQLFEIFKLSCTLLSTARENCKNLDFNDEAQNGLIRQLLKLAQNCLTFDFIGTSADESSEDYCAIQIPHYWKPIFLNSTYSLKLFFDLYHSLPTSLSSLALSCLVQIASVRRSLFSNLERTQFLTHLVNGVTNIIQNPRGLSDPANYHEFCRLILRLKSNFQLGELILLEHYPEDIQLIAKFTVQSLQMWQFSPNSLHYLLTLWQKMVASLPYVKSGDRHLLDVYTPEVVNAYITSRFDSVAVVVRERLEDPLDDLGVVHQQLEQISVIGRCEYQKTYTLLVQLFDQAARAYQELLTQTSSPSQQMDITIREGQLTWLVYIIGGVIGGKVTFNNNEEYDAVDSELVCRVLQLMNLTDSRLAQGGCEKLELAMLSFFEQFRKIYVGEQVQKNPKVYRRLSDVLGVNDESMTLGILIRKIITNLKYWGRSEQIISKTLKLLNDLSVGFSCVRKLVKLEEVQFMLNNHTGEHFPFLGNNVPVSEMRCRSMFYTSLGRLLMVDLGEDEERFHTFMLPLTGALESLGQLMGAADPSLFAAEEAKKALIGLARDLRGLAYAFNTKTSYMMLWDWIYPNYTPILLHAVELWHYEPQVTTPVLKLFAELAQNRSQRLQFDASSPNGILLFREASKVICSYGNRILNVDVPKEQIYPLKLKGISICFSMLKAALCGNYVNFGAFRLYGDEALDNALNTFIKLLLSIPQSDLLHYPKLSATYYLLLEYLAQDHMVFLSTLEPRVFLYILSSISEGLTALDTMISTGSCSTLDHIVTYLFKHLYPKGNYARRKNAVVPGGGDLFLQVLKQHPEILQQILSTVLNVIMFEDCRNQWSMSRPLLVLILLNEEYFNQLRENIIRSQPVDKQATMAQWFENLMEGIERNLLTRNRDRFTQNLSLLIKDINDTMKGPYSSLYVTNDNMMTLQ; from the exons ATGGCGGACGAACAG GAAGTACGGCAGCTGGAGTTGCTCTGCAAGCAGTTGTATGAATCCCAAGATTCGACTCACCGTGCAGAGGCAGAGAAAGCACTTGTTGCATTCCAAAATGCACCGGACACACTCACAAAATGCCAGCTGCTGCTCGCACGAGGGGACTCTGCGTACGCGCAATTGTTGGCAGCCACAACATTGACAAAGCTGGTCTCGCGTTCCGGTGGACTCAGTTTACAACAAAGGCTCGACATAA GGAATTATGTGCTGAACTATTTAGCGACACAACCCAAATTACCAAACTTTGTGATACAAGCTTTGGTCACATTATTCGCTAGGATATCAAAGCTTGGCTGGTTTGATTCCGACAAAGATGAATTTGTCTTTAGAAATGTGGTCAGCGATGTGACAAAATTTCTTCAG GGTTCGGTGGAACATTACATGATAGGAGTCCAGTTACTTTCCCAATTGACCTACGAAATGAATCAAGTAACAGACGTGGACGCGAGTAGGTCTCTCACAAAGCATAGAAAAATTGCTAGCAGCTTTAGAGACACACAACTGTTTGAGATATTTAAATTATCATGTACTTTGCTAAGTACAGCACGTGAGAACTGTAAAAATTTAGACTTTAACGATGAGGCTCAG AACGGTCTGATCAGACAACTTttaaaattggcacagaactgtTTAACATTTGACTTCATCGGAACATCGGCAGACGAAAGTTCCGAGGACTACTGTGCAATACAGATTCCACATTAttggaaacctatatttttgAATTCTACTTATTCGTTAAAACTTTTCTTCGACCTATATCATAGTTTACCTACCTCGTTGTCATCGCTAGCCCTCTCATGTTTGGTCCAAATCGCGTCTGTCAGAAGAAGTTTATTTTCTAATCTCGAAAGGACACAGTTTTTAACACACTTGGTAAACGGTGTGAccaatataatacaaaatccaCGAGGTCTAAGCGATCCCGCGAACTACCATGAATTTTGTAGACTAATCTTAAGGCTAAAGAGCAATTTTCAATTGGGAGAACTGATTTTATTAGAACATTATCCGGAGGATATACAATTAATCGCCAAGTTCACAGTCCAAAGCCTGCAAATGTGGCAGTTCTCTCCGAACAGTTTGCATTACCTTTTAACTCTCTGGCAAAAGATGGTGGCATCTTTACCTTACGTTAAATCCGGAGATCGACATCTGTTAGATGTGTACACACCAGAAGTTGTGAACGCGTATATTACTTCACGATTTGACTCGGTTGCTGTAGTTGTTAGGGAACGTTTGGAGGATCCACTCGACGATTTAGGGGTGGTACATCAACAGTTGGAGCAAATATCGGTGATCGGGAGGTGTGAATATCAGAAAACGTATACCTTGTTAGTACAACTGTTCGATCAAGCTGCACGAGCATACCAAGAATTATTGACTCAAACATCATCCCCAAGCCAGCAAATGGATATCACTATAAGGGAGGGCCAACTTACATGGCTTGTATACATTATAG GTGGTGTCATTGGTGGGAAAGTAACTTTTAACAATAATGAAGAGTATGACGCAGTGGATAGCGAACTGGTCTGCAGAGTACTTCAATTAATGAATCTGACCGATTCACGACTTGCACAAGGTGGCTGTGAAAAATTGGAGCTAGCGATGTTGAGCTTCTTCGAGCAGTTTCGTAAAATATATGTAGGCGAGCAAGTTCAAAAGAATCCGAAAGTTTACAGAAGACTTTCGGATGTTCTGGGAGTGAACGATGAATCTATGACGCTCGGTATTCTCATCCGAAAAAT TATAACAAATTTGAAGTACTGGGGCCGTAGCGAGCAAATCATCTCGAAAACGTTAAAGTTATTGAACGATTTATCCGTGGGTTTTAGCTGCGTTCGGAAACTTGTAAAATTAGAGGAAGTACAATTTATGCTCAACAATCACACA GGAGAGCACTTTCCCTTTCTGGGAAACAATGTTCCTGTATCGGAAATGCGTTGTAGATCAATGTTTTACACATCCTTGGGTAGATTGTTAATGGTAGATTTAGGAGAAGATGAGGAAAGGTTTCACACTTTCATGCTACCCTTAACAG GTGCATTGGAAAGTTTGGGACAATTGATGGGTGCCGCGGATCCTTCACTTTTTGCAGCAGAGGAAGCGAAAAAGGCTTTGATCGGTTTAGCGAGAGATTTAAGAGGCTTAGCTTATGCATTTAACACGAAAACATCGTACATGATGCTTTGGGATTGGAT ATATCCAAATTACACACCCATTTTATTACATGCGGTAGAATTGTGGCATTACGAACCACAAGTCACAACACCCGTCCTAAAATTGTTTGCTGAATTAGCACAAAATAGAAGTCAACGATTACAATTCGACGCATCTTCTCCAAACGGAATCTTATTATTTCGCGAAGCTAGTAAAGTGATATGTAGTTACGGTAATCGTATATTGAATGTTGACGTTCCAAAGGAACAAATATACCCTTTAAAACTGAAGGGGATAAGTATATGCTTCAGTATGTTGAAAGCAGCTTTGTGCGGGAACTATGTGAATTTCGGAGCGTTCAGATTGTATGGCGACGAGGCATTGGATAATGCGCTTAACACATTTATCAAACTACTCCTTAGTATACCACAGAGTGATTTACTG CATTATCCAAAGTTGTCAGCAACGTATTATCTGTTACTTGAGTACTTGGCACAGGATCATATGGTATTCCTCTCCACCTTGGAACCCAGAGTTTTTTTGTACATTCTATCAAGCATCAGCGAAGGCCTTACAGCACTAG ATACAATGATTTCTACTGGCAGCTGCTCGACACTCGATCACATCGTGACATATTTATTCAAACATCTTTATCCAAAAG GAAACTATGCCAGGAGGAAAAATGCTGTAGTCCCTGGAGGCGGAGATTTGTTTCTACAAGTTCTGAAACAACATCCTGAAATCCTTCAGCAAATATTAAGTACAGTTTTAAATGTAATAATGTTTGAGGATTGTAGGAATCAATGGAGTATGTCACGTCCCCTTTTGGTACTGATTCTCTTAAATGAGGAG tattttaatcagTTACGAGAAAATATTATTAGAAGTCAGCCGGTCGATAAGCAGGCAACTATGGCGCAGTGGTTTGAAAATTTAATGGAGGGAATCGAAAGGAATCTACTTACAAGAAATAGAGACAG GTTTACACAAAATTTGTCGTTGCTTATAAAAGATATAAATGATACCATGAAAGGACCTTACTCGTCTCTGTATGTTACCAATGATAATATGATGACATTGCAGTGA
- the Ranbp16 gene encoding ran-binding protein 16 isoform X1: MADEQEVRQLELLCKQLYESQDSTHRAEAEKALVAFQNAPDTLTKCQLLLARGDSAYAQLLAATTLTKLVSRSGGLSLQQRLDIRNYVLNYLATQPKLPNFVIQALVTLFARISKLGWFDSDKDEFVFRNVVSDVTKFLQGSVEHYMIGVQLLSQLTYEMNQVTDVDASRSLTKHRKIASSFRDTQLFEIFKLSCTLLSTARENCKNLDFNDEAQNGLIRQLLKLAQNCLTFDFIGTSADESSEDYCAIQIPHYWKPIFLNSTYSLKLFFDLYHSLPTSLSSLALSCLVQIASVRRSLFSNLERTQFLTHLVNGVTNIIQNPRGLSDPANYHEFCRLILRLKSNFQLGELILLEHYPEDIQLIAKFTVQSLQMWQFSPNSLHYLLTLWQKMVASLPYVKSGDRHLLDVYTPEVVNAYITSRFDSVAVVVRERLEDPLDDLGVVHQQLEQISVIGRCEYQKTYTLLVQLFDQAARAYQELLTQTSSPSQQMDITIREGQLTWLVYIIGGVIGGKVTFNNNEEYDAVDSELVCRVLQLMNLTDSRLAQGGCEKLELAMLSFFEQFRKIYVGEQVQKNPKVYRRLSDVLGVNDESMTLGILIRKIITNLKYWGRSEQIISKTLKLLNDLSVGFSCVRKLVKLEEVQFMLNNHTGEHFPFLGNNVPVSEMRCRSMFYTSLGRLLMVDLGEDEERFHTFMLPLTGALESLGQLMGAADPSLFAAEEAKKALIGLARDLRGLAYAFNTKTSYMMLWDWIYPNYTPILLHAVELWHYEPQVTTPVLKLFAELAQNRSQRLQFDASSPNGILLFREASKVICSYGNRILNVDVPKEQIYPLKLKGISICFSMLKAALCGNYVNFGAFRLYGDEALDNALNTFIKLLLSIPQSDLLHYPKLSATYYLLLEYLAQDHMVFLSTLEPRVFLYILSSISEGLTALGAQIDYYTDTMISTGSCSTLDHIVTYLFKHLYPKGNYARRKNAVVPGGGDLFLQVLKQHPEILQQILSTVLNVIMFEDCRNQWSMSRPLLVLILLNEEYFNQLRENIIRSQPVDKQATMAQWFENLMEGIERNLLTRNRDRFTQNLSLLIKDINDTMKGPYSSLYVTNDNMMTLQ; encoded by the exons ATGGCGGACGAACAG GAAGTACGGCAGCTGGAGTTGCTCTGCAAGCAGTTGTATGAATCCCAAGATTCGACTCACCGTGCAGAGGCAGAGAAAGCACTTGTTGCATTCCAAAATGCACCGGACACACTCACAAAATGCCAGCTGCTGCTCGCACGAGGGGACTCTGCGTACGCGCAATTGTTGGCAGCCACAACATTGACAAAGCTGGTCTCGCGTTCCGGTGGACTCAGTTTACAACAAAGGCTCGACATAA GGAATTATGTGCTGAACTATTTAGCGACACAACCCAAATTACCAAACTTTGTGATACAAGCTTTGGTCACATTATTCGCTAGGATATCAAAGCTTGGCTGGTTTGATTCCGACAAAGATGAATTTGTCTTTAGAAATGTGGTCAGCGATGTGACAAAATTTCTTCAG GGTTCGGTGGAACATTACATGATAGGAGTCCAGTTACTTTCCCAATTGACCTACGAAATGAATCAAGTAACAGACGTGGACGCGAGTAGGTCTCTCACAAAGCATAGAAAAATTGCTAGCAGCTTTAGAGACACACAACTGTTTGAGATATTTAAATTATCATGTACTTTGCTAAGTACAGCACGTGAGAACTGTAAAAATTTAGACTTTAACGATGAGGCTCAG AACGGTCTGATCAGACAACTTttaaaattggcacagaactgtTTAACATTTGACTTCATCGGAACATCGGCAGACGAAAGTTCCGAGGACTACTGTGCAATACAGATTCCACATTAttggaaacctatatttttgAATTCTACTTATTCGTTAAAACTTTTCTTCGACCTATATCATAGTTTACCTACCTCGTTGTCATCGCTAGCCCTCTCATGTTTGGTCCAAATCGCGTCTGTCAGAAGAAGTTTATTTTCTAATCTCGAAAGGACACAGTTTTTAACACACTTGGTAAACGGTGTGAccaatataatacaaaatccaCGAGGTCTAAGCGATCCCGCGAACTACCATGAATTTTGTAGACTAATCTTAAGGCTAAAGAGCAATTTTCAATTGGGAGAACTGATTTTATTAGAACATTATCCGGAGGATATACAATTAATCGCCAAGTTCACAGTCCAAAGCCTGCAAATGTGGCAGTTCTCTCCGAACAGTTTGCATTACCTTTTAACTCTCTGGCAAAAGATGGTGGCATCTTTACCTTACGTTAAATCCGGAGATCGACATCTGTTAGATGTGTACACACCAGAAGTTGTGAACGCGTATATTACTTCACGATTTGACTCGGTTGCTGTAGTTGTTAGGGAACGTTTGGAGGATCCACTCGACGATTTAGGGGTGGTACATCAACAGTTGGAGCAAATATCGGTGATCGGGAGGTGTGAATATCAGAAAACGTATACCTTGTTAGTACAACTGTTCGATCAAGCTGCACGAGCATACCAAGAATTATTGACTCAAACATCATCCCCAAGCCAGCAAATGGATATCACTATAAGGGAGGGCCAACTTACATGGCTTGTATACATTATAG GTGGTGTCATTGGTGGGAAAGTAACTTTTAACAATAATGAAGAGTATGACGCAGTGGATAGCGAACTGGTCTGCAGAGTACTTCAATTAATGAATCTGACCGATTCACGACTTGCACAAGGTGGCTGTGAAAAATTGGAGCTAGCGATGTTGAGCTTCTTCGAGCAGTTTCGTAAAATATATGTAGGCGAGCAAGTTCAAAAGAATCCGAAAGTTTACAGAAGACTTTCGGATGTTCTGGGAGTGAACGATGAATCTATGACGCTCGGTATTCTCATCCGAAAAAT TATAACAAATTTGAAGTACTGGGGCCGTAGCGAGCAAATCATCTCGAAAACGTTAAAGTTATTGAACGATTTATCCGTGGGTTTTAGCTGCGTTCGGAAACTTGTAAAATTAGAGGAAGTACAATTTATGCTCAACAATCACACA GGAGAGCACTTTCCCTTTCTGGGAAACAATGTTCCTGTATCGGAAATGCGTTGTAGATCAATGTTTTACACATCCTTGGGTAGATTGTTAATGGTAGATTTAGGAGAAGATGAGGAAAGGTTTCACACTTTCATGCTACCCTTAACAG GTGCATTGGAAAGTTTGGGACAATTGATGGGTGCCGCGGATCCTTCACTTTTTGCAGCAGAGGAAGCGAAAAAGGCTTTGATCGGTTTAGCGAGAGATTTAAGAGGCTTAGCTTATGCATTTAACACGAAAACATCGTACATGATGCTTTGGGATTGGAT ATATCCAAATTACACACCCATTTTATTACATGCGGTAGAATTGTGGCATTACGAACCACAAGTCACAACACCCGTCCTAAAATTGTTTGCTGAATTAGCACAAAATAGAAGTCAACGATTACAATTCGACGCATCTTCTCCAAACGGAATCTTATTATTTCGCGAAGCTAGTAAAGTGATATGTAGTTACGGTAATCGTATATTGAATGTTGACGTTCCAAAGGAACAAATATACCCTTTAAAACTGAAGGGGATAAGTATATGCTTCAGTATGTTGAAAGCAGCTTTGTGCGGGAACTATGTGAATTTCGGAGCGTTCAGATTGTATGGCGACGAGGCATTGGATAATGCGCTTAACACATTTATCAAACTACTCCTTAGTATACCACAGAGTGATTTACTG CATTATCCAAAGTTGTCAGCAACGTATTATCTGTTACTTGAGTACTTGGCACAGGATCATATGGTATTCCTCTCCACCTTGGAACCCAGAGTTTTTTTGTACATTCTATCAAGCATCAGCGAAGGCCTTACAGCACTAGGTGCGCAAATTGACTATTATACAG ATACAATGATTTCTACTGGCAGCTGCTCGACACTCGATCACATCGTGACATATTTATTCAAACATCTTTATCCAAAAG GAAACTATGCCAGGAGGAAAAATGCTGTAGTCCCTGGAGGCGGAGATTTGTTTCTACAAGTTCTGAAACAACATCCTGAAATCCTTCAGCAAATATTAAGTACAGTTTTAAATGTAATAATGTTTGAGGATTGTAGGAATCAATGGAGTATGTCACGTCCCCTTTTGGTACTGATTCTCTTAAATGAGGAG tattttaatcagTTACGAGAAAATATTATTAGAAGTCAGCCGGTCGATAAGCAGGCAACTATGGCGCAGTGGTTTGAAAATTTAATGGAGGGAATCGAAAGGAATCTACTTACAAGAAATAGAGACAG GTTTACACAAAATTTGTCGTTGCTTATAAAAGATATAAATGATACCATGAAAGGACCTTACTCGTCTCTGTATGTTACCAATGATAATATGATGACATTGCAGTGA